In Methylobacterium sp. WL1, the sequence GGAGGCCGGCTTCGCCGTCGCAGTCGAGCCCCTACAATTCTCGACCCTGATCCCGGCGCTCACCGCCTCGAAGATCGACATCATTTCGGCGGCGATGTTCATCACGCCCCAGCGCAAGGAGATCGTGTCTTTCTCGGCCCCGGTCTACAGCTACGGCGAGGGATTGATCGTCCCGAAGGCCGACACCAAGGACTACACGTCCTTCGCCGACCTGAAGGGTGAGACCGTCGGCGCCCAGGTCGGCACCGCCTTCGTCGATCCGTTAAAGAAGTCGGGCCTGTTCGCCGAGGTGAAGATCTACGACGCGATCCCGGACATCATCCGAGACGTGAATTCCGGGCGGCTGAAGGCCGGCTTCGCCGACGCTCCAATCCTGGCCTACTACGTCAAGCAGGGGATGTTTCCCGGCGTCCGGCTGGTCGAGACCCTCAAGCCGACCGTCGTGGCCGCGGTGGGCATCAGCGTGCGCAAGGCCGACACCGCCCTGCTCGCCAAGATCGACGCCGCGCTCGCCAAGCTGAAGGCCGACGGGACCCTTGAGAAGATCCTGACGAAGTGGGGTCTGCCGCCCTCGGCCGACCGGTCCTGAGCTTCATGCGCGAGTTCCTGGCCGACGCGCAGGATTATCTGCCGATCCTGTTCCAGGGCGTGCAGCTTACGGTTCTGATCACCCTGGCTTCCCTTGTCGTCTCGACCGTCCTCGGCCTGTTCTGGGCGGTGCTGCGGGTCTCCGGCATCGCCGTGCTGGCGGGGTTCAGCGCGGTGATGATCAACATCCTGCGCGGCATCCCGATCATCGTGCAGCTTTTCTACATCTACTTCGTGCTGCCGGATTTCGGCCTGTCGCTCACGGCGGTGCAGGCAGCGATCATCGGGCTCGGAATCGCCTATTCTGCCTATCAGGCCGAGAACTTCCGGGCCGGTATCGAGGCTGTGGACCGCGGGCAGGTCGAGGCTGCCCTGTCGATCGGTATGGGCTGGTGGATGACCATGCGTCGGGTGATCCTGCCCCAGGCGGTCAAGATCGCGCTGCCGCCCTACGGCAACATCATGATCATGATGCTCAAGGATTCGTCGCAAGCCTCGACCATCACGGTCGCGGAACTCGCCCTCCAGGGCAAGCTCATCGCCTCCTCCACGTTCAAGAATACCAGCGTCTACACCATGGTGGCGCTGATGTACTTGGCGCTGAGCCTGCCGCTGATCCTCCTGGTGCGTCATCTCGAAGCGAAGGGGCGCCACCGGTGATCGTCCTCCAGGATGTGCACAAGCATTACGGCTCGCTGGAAGTGATCAAGGGCGTCTCGGCCGAGGTCACCAAGGGCGAGGTGGTCTGCATCATCGGGCCGTCGGGTTCCGGCAAGTCGACGCTGCTGCGCTGCATCAACGGGCTCGAAGCCTATGACGGCGGCGAGATCCGGGTCGACGGCCAGCGCGTCGACCGGGACAAGCGGAGCATCCAAGCGGTGCGGACCCGCGTGTCCATGGTGTTCCAGCGCTTCAACCTGTTCGCCAACCGCACCGCGCTGGAGAACGTCGTCGAGGGGCCCATCCACGTGAAGCGGGAGCCCCGCGCCGAGGTCGAAGAGCGCGCTCGGGCGCTGCTCGCCCGGGTCGGCCTCGCCGGCAAGGAGCACGCCCGGCCCGACGCGCTGTCCGGCGGCCAGCAGCAGCGCGTCGCCATCGCGCGGGCCCTGGCCATGCGTCCCGAGGCGATCCTGTTCGACGAGCCGACATCGGCCCTCGATCCGGAGCTGGTCGGCGATGTCCTGCGAGTGATGCGCGGGCTGGCGGACGAGGGCATGACCATGATCGTCGTGACCCACGAGATCGGGTTCGCCCGGGAAGTCGCCGATCGCGTGCTGTTCCTCGACGGCGGTCGCCTGGTCGAGCAGGGGCCGGCCGCCGAGATCCTCAATCGCCCGCAACACCCGCGCACCCAAGACTTCCTGCAGCGCGTGCTGCATCCGCTCTAGGGATCACCGTGGCCGAACCGTTTCCCCTCGCTCCGTCGCTCTGGGCCACCACCGCACCACCGGGACCCGAGACGCCGCCCCTGTCCGAATCCGGGCACGCCGATGTGGTGATCGTCGGCGGCGGCTTCTGCGGCCTCTCGACCGCCCTGCACCTCGCCGAGCGCGGGATCCGACCGGTCGTGCTGGAGGCTCGCGAAGTCGGCTTCGGCGGGTCCGGGCGCAACGGCGGCCAGGTGATCCCGGGCCTGAAATATGATCCCGCCGACCTCGTCGCCAAGTTCGGGCACGAGCGCGGCGAGCGGCTCGCGCGCTTTGCGGGAAGCACCGCCGACACGGTCTTCGACCTGATCGCCCGACACACGATGGACGTGCCGCACCAACGCGCCGGCTGGATCCAGGGCGCGCATACCGAGGCCGGGCTCGTCGAGGTCGCGCGCCGGGCGGAGCAATGGGCCGGGCTCGGTGCGCCGACCCGGGTCCTCGACAAGTCCGAGACCGCGCGGCTCCTCGGAACGGAGCGATACCTGGGCGGCTGGCTCGACGGCCGTGGCGGTGCGGTCCAGCCGCTGAGCTACGCCCGCGGTCTCGCTCGCGCTGCATTGAAGGCCGGCGCCGCCATCCACGGAGGCAGCCCCGTCACCGGTTTGTCCCGCACCGGATCGACCTGGACCGTCACGACCGCCCAGGGCGCGCGGCTCTCGACCGAGCGGGTCGTCCTGTGCACCAACGGCTACACGGGCGGGCTTTGGCCCGGGCTCGCGCAGACCGTGATCGCGGCGAATTCCTTCCAGGTTGCTACGAAGCCGCTCTCGGACAACCTCCGCCGCTCGATCCTGCCCGAGGGGCAAGTTTCGTCGGACACGCGCAAGCTCCTGCTGTATTTCCGCCTCGACCATACCGGCCGCCTGCTGATGGGCGGCCGTGGGCCGTTCCGCGAGCCGCGCAGTGCCCGCGACTGGGCTCATCTCGAGCGCATTGTCGGCAAGCTGTTCCCGCAGCTCGACGGGATCGCGTTCGACCATCGCTGGTGCGGCCGGGTGGCGATCACGCAGGATTACTTGCCGCATCTCCACGAGCCCGCGCCCGGGCTCCTCATCGACATCGGCTGCCAGGGGCGCGGTATCGGCCTTCAATCCACTATGGGGCGGTTGATCGCCGATTACGTCGTGACCGGGGATCCGGACCGTCTGCCACTGCCGCTGACACCGGTCGCACCGCTGCCGCTGCACGCGTTCCACCGCCTGTACGTCTCGGCCATCATCGCCTGGTACCGGCTCAGCGACGGCGGCATCCGCTGACGCGGACGCTCGGATTCACCCTCCCGATCCGGACGGGCTGTCAGGCCGGCCCTGTCCATCCGATGACCGCCGTCAGCGGGTCGCCCGAGCCTGCCGCGCGCTTCAGGATGCGGGTCTCGACGCGCGCGAAGCCCGCGCGCTGCAGGTATAGGTTGACCAGCTGCGCGTGCCCCTCGCCGTCGAGCGCGCTCCAGATCGCAACCGCCTTGGTCGGGAAGCAGCGGTTCGAGAAACTGATGATCACCGGTGCGCCGGGGCGCAGGATGCGGGCGACCTCGGACAGGACGTCCACAGGGCGTTGTAGGTACTGCACCGAGACGCACATCAAAGCCGCGTCAACGCTCGCCGTGTCGAGCGGTAGGCGCGGCTCGGCGTTGAGGTCCTGCACGAAGTACCGGGCCAGGCGCGGGTTGGCGGCCAGCTCCGCCGCGTTCATGCCGTGGCCGATGACGCTTTCGTAGGCGACCTCGTCCGGCAGGTGGCTAATCCAGCTCGACATCAGGTCGAGGACGATGCCGCCCGCAGGCACGACCGCGCGGTAGAGGTCGGTCACGGCGGCGATCGCGGCCGCGTCGATGTGGGTG encodes:
- a CDS encoding ABC transporter substrate-binding protein yields the protein MRRLLPSLGLSLALLIAGPARAEPPLRVGATPTGLPFTFLDTKTNTIQGVMVDLVNAVGKEAGFAVAVEPLQFSTLIPALTASKIDIISAAMFITPQRKEIVSFSAPVYSYGEGLIVPKADTKDYTSFADLKGETVGAQVGTAFVDPLKKSGLFAEVKIYDAIPDIIRDVNSGRLKAGFADAPILAYYVKQGMFPGVRLVETLKPTVVAAVGISVRKADTALLAKIDAALAKLKADGTLEKILTKWGLPPSADRS
- a CDS encoding amino acid ABC transporter permease gives rise to the protein MREFLADAQDYLPILFQGVQLTVLITLASLVVSTVLGLFWAVLRVSGIAVLAGFSAVMINILRGIPIIVQLFYIYFVLPDFGLSLTAVQAAIIGLGIAYSAYQAENFRAGIEAVDRGQVEAALSIGMGWWMTMRRVILPQAVKIALPPYGNIMIMMLKDSSQASTITVAELALQGKLIASSTFKNTSVYTMVALMYLALSLPLILLVRHLEAKGRHR
- a CDS encoding amino acid ABC transporter ATP-binding protein, which codes for MIVLQDVHKHYGSLEVIKGVSAEVTKGEVVCIIGPSGSGKSTLLRCINGLEAYDGGEIRVDGQRVDRDKRSIQAVRTRVSMVFQRFNLFANRTALENVVEGPIHVKREPRAEVEERARALLARVGLAGKEHARPDALSGGQQQRVAIARALAMRPEAILFDEPTSALDPELVGDVLRVMRGLADEGMTMIVVTHEIGFAREVADRVLFLDGGRLVEQGPAAEILNRPQHPRTQDFLQRVLHPL
- a CDS encoding FAD-binding oxidoreductase: MAEPFPLAPSLWATTAPPGPETPPLSESGHADVVIVGGGFCGLSTALHLAERGIRPVVLEAREVGFGGSGRNGGQVIPGLKYDPADLVAKFGHERGERLARFAGSTADTVFDLIARHTMDVPHQRAGWIQGAHTEAGLVEVARRAEQWAGLGAPTRVLDKSETARLLGTERYLGGWLDGRGGAVQPLSYARGLARAALKAGAAIHGGSPVTGLSRTGSTWTVTTAQGARLSTERVVLCTNGYTGGLWPGLAQTVIAANSFQVATKPLSDNLRRSILPEGQVSSDTRKLLLYFRLDHTGRLLMGGRGPFREPRSARDWAHLERIVGKLFPQLDGIAFDHRWCGRVAITQDYLPHLHEPAPGLLIDIGCQGRGIGLQSTMGRLIADYVVTGDPDRLPLPLTPVAPLPLHAFHRLYVSAIIAWYRLSDGGIR
- a CDS encoding methyltransferase domain-containing protein, with amino-acid sequence MTQDLPELPPEAFAKPDHHPDPLFYAQPRLVTHIDAAAIAAVTDLYRAVVPAGGIVLDLMSSWISHLPDEVAYESVIGHGMNAAELAANPRLARYFVQDLNAEPRLPLDTASVDAALMCVSVQYLQRPVDVLSEVARILRPGAPVIISFSNRCFPTKAVAIWSALDGEGHAQLVNLYLQRAGFARVETRILKRAAGSGDPLTAVIGWTGPA